Proteins from one Blattabacterium sp. (Blattella germanica) str. Bge genomic window:
- a CDS encoding thiamine diphosphokinase, whose protein sequence is MESLLLFRKKIFFYKKIFAVDGAFYYLNQSGISVDYITGDFDSLLKEDIPSGLNFLNTYDQEHTDFDKALNIIHKKGFLNINVWGGSGKEQDHFLGNLSTALKYKKNCLLYFMINIILIFFLIKRPFLSEKNKKVSLFPFPEVEGLQTHGLKYPINKGDLEIGKNIGIRNESYEEKIEINYKKENY, encoded by the coding sequence ATGGAGAGCCTCCTCCTTTTTAGGAAAAAAATTTTTTTCTATAAAAAAATTTTTGCTGTAGATGGAGCTTTTTATTACTTAAATCAATCAGGAATTTCAGTAGATTACATTACAGGAGATTTTGACTCTCTTTTAAAAGAAGATATTCCTTCTGGACTCAATTTTTTAAATACTTATGATCAGGAACATACTGATTTTGATAAAGCTTTGAACATAATTCATAAAAAAGGATTTTTGAATATAAATGTTTGGGGAGGGAGTGGAAAAGAGCAAGATCATTTTTTGGGGAATTTATCTACAGCTTTGAAGTATAAAAAAAATTGTCTATTATATTTCATGATAAATATCATTCTTATTTTTTTTCTGATAAAAAGACCTTTTTTATCAGAAAAAAATAAGAAGGTGTCTTTATTTCCATTTCCTGAAGTAGAAGGATTACAGACACATGGACTGAAATACCCTATCAACAAAGGGGATTTAGAAATAGGAAAAAATATAGGCATAAGAAACGAATCTTATGAAGAAAAAATAGAAATCAATTATAAAAAGGAGAATTATTAA